TGTTTTCCAACCATTTTACATTCGGTCTCATTTTGAATAGGATAGTCCAAATAATCACCATTTTTAAGTGATTTAATATCCTCATCCGTCGATGAAGAAACGTTTTGAATGGATTGGTGAGTGTCTTTTACTTCTGGAAGTGTCTTAACTCcacaagattttaaaaatacacatatgCATGATCTTTTTAAGCAGCGTCGTTCAACTCTGCAATTACATTTTGAGttatttctttgacaaatttgatttaaataacaatttagatCCCTTGTCTTTGCGTTAAACGTAATATTCTGGAAGAAATTTTTCTTGATCTTCTTCAAGGACATCTTTGGGGATTTATCGTACATTAATTCAACTAAGGAAGGCTTTGAATTCTTTTTAATGAAGACTCGCAGACgatgtataatatacatttcgTACTTTGAttaggatttttgacaatatatcTTGTTTCAATGAAACAATATCCAAACTCTTTTCCAcaaatcttttttctaaatgataTGGATGAATAACGACGACatacttcttcatttttacagTCTTTTGGACGATTTGCATTGAATTTTAATCCTTTTCCCTCTTGAAGACTTTGTATTTCTGTAGTATTTGATTTGACTTTATTTCCTGTAGATCTACTACGAATATTTTGTGGACAAAAAGCGAGTAGTACACATTCATTTTGATTACGAGGAAAAGCTTTACAGTAACAGCTGGCAATTACTTTTTTGCAATAGCTGCTAGAGCatgtaaaatttttaatcattggaAAAACTCTGGCATGTTTGAggctgttgaaaaaaatatttggcaatTTATTGACCGTAGTATTTTCATTCCTGATGTGTCTCGCTTTCAAGGATGTTTCCTagggttatatttatatatttaatcaaaaaacatttagaCTTGGCAATCTTAAACAATATAATTctattgtttacatatattatagtaatattaattattaaacaaaatcatTGTATCAACTATCAACTATTTCAACTGATTAATagttagagttgtataaaatctGACAGAGAATGCGTGGGaattttttctagttggcaattcgaactattatttgtaattttcaagaGCTGTTGCATTATTCTTTGATTCTAGAAAAGACAACATGTGTTTTGCCAAAAATTAAAGGAGAGTAGCAATGAAGATTTCTTAAGGACTTATTAGTGTTAGTCCTCATTGGACtcaaagtataataaataatctacaAGGGAGTCATACGTTATGCTCCATTTCCAaggaacaggaatacaatttcttgttgatctatCGTCGtttatgtagtatatatatatcggccatgttattatttataagctatttcttcatagaaataatgtGACAGTGATAGTGGTGGAGAACATAAAAGatacagttggtatgattgacttatttggctaactaacaGAGAATTTCACCctttttctgggtttttttttttggtggaaagggttgcgtgatacaataaaggtaacgacgtgacgGAGGGGACTTTTGGTTATCTCCTTCCTTTCAAGgctacttgtagctgatctaataaaacgtaatggtagttaagctactctcctttaaaatattttttaaattgttagggCCACCATgtaatttttctgtttattttcttttagcaTTGCGGTAGGTTATAGTTTTTACCACTCTattacaatttgtatttataggtctgcattgacaatttttttcgcAGCAATTCCTAATTGctgttatttaaattgtttaaatattaaatatattgatgtagGGGACACCAGGAACACTTATTACAATAATCACTTATGGCTCAGCAGAGGTTGTTTGACATAGACTCACCAAAATGTAACAAAGCATAGTTAGATCTTTCTGATACTGATTAAAacccattgaaaaaaaaatttcttcataattacatttgattataacttctcaaatattgtaattgttGATGGTTTCAACAGTttcaaaaattgtgtttaatttattaattaagaaaatcagaattaagaataaaattattactttcaattaattattatgttataactaaaatatgaaaatgtttgCATTTTGAAGCTTGTCAAGATAAAAttggtatataaatattcaactatatatatatacaattgtattcttgCAAGATAAAAAATGCACACATTTTCATATCTGTAGTTATAATGTTTTGAAGGTAAGCtacaaagatatttataatttttagttcaGTCTTGTCCATAcagatttttgttatttttagattcCCATATCAAGTGGCAATAAATTACATAACTGAAAATGTAAAagatatgttatataaatttagattcaCAAGAACAAGAATGTGTTAATCTCCCTGGTTTCTGCTACATCAATATGTTGATTAGCGTTGGATCAGAAGGGTGTCTGCAggaatatataaacatttcttttggaggtttttttattttatttttccaaaaatattgctttttattaacatttaatattttgggaaaaaaatagattgctcctctgaaaaaattaaattaaaaaaatcaattattcacagctgttcccaaaatattaaactttttggaaataatttaaaatatttaaattcaaaaaactaacatttgagatattttttttcaatatacacAGCGGtttatttaaaacttcaaattctaaatttttaggaaaaaaattcaaaacaagctattcttaaaaagctaaattttttgggaaaaacaatttaatttaaatggctgttaacaaaaaattaactttcaaaaattaaacttttatgaaaaaattttaaatattaaatttttttgataaaaataaaaatataaatatataaataaaactttttaaaaatttcaatataaaacctACGTATGTTcacataactattaattttttctatgaaaaatttcagaatttaatttaaatttaaaatacttctgGGAAAATAATTTCGAAACTATATagtttcactaaaaaaaataaaaaatccatatttgtactcaaaaaaattaaatttttcgcaaAATATTCCAAAACCCTAgagtttttcatgaaaaaataaacttgttcgaaaaaaatttcaaaaaatgatagctatactaaaaaataataatttattttttttaaatttaaaaaaatacctaggtattcttttaaatttaaatatttaaaatttaattttttttaaagaaatattttaaatttaaaaaattattttgtttagaaaaatatatcaaaattctacaaatattcacagaaaataataatttttagtaattttcgGGAAAAATTTTTCCATAGATATATtcaagataaaatttaaattagttcacaaatttttttatttttttcgcaaaatatttagatattaaacttgaataattttactatttggaaaaaaaaaattaaatctacaattccttaaaaaaatttgaaaaattaaattatactttatattttaattatttgtaaaaaagttcaaatattaatttatcgagtaaaacacttttttttttttgagcctggcccctgcagacacccttgTATCAATCTGAGTATTGACTGTCTTATCACCCTTCACCTCCCTCCTCTGTTTCAGTCTAGTTTTTTTATCagtgccatttttttttaccaacatCGGTTTTTTATTCCTGCTACTTGAtagctatctttttatattcttcacttCTACGTAGAATcgaagaatataagaactaagaaaatattgaattatactttaaatttaaggtatcttgtctctttgaaaagaggttatgaattatgatgaaaccTAAATGACTCAAATGCCGTTGATAGTAGTAACTACttaatttcagctgttgtagttaccataaagtAGTGGTCTTAggactgaaattttttattagggtCGGATTGATAGGACAACAgttcttttagttttttagatcaatccaacactagttatgatttaaataaataattgaatggttataaattaaatttgtatgcaATTGTAGAAAGCTTTTGTAacatatagtaaataaaaactttaaatgttacTTACATTGAAATTGATTCTTTTGAGTATatctgaaaataattaaaataggacatatttaattaatatcttcATTAGCTGAGAAAGTTTGTATGTCTGTCCATCGAcgtctcatttttgagtgtgcccCAATATTATTGAACTGTgtgaaaacttataaaataaaaatcaatgtagCAAATAAGTATTTTGTCTGTCATTTTCTCTGATCGTCTTCACCTTATTTCATGTATTCTCGCCGACAGTAAAAGCagtggataaaaaaagtatttaatctcTTGCTGATTTTCTAAGTTTGTCCACTGACGAAGAAAAGaagcatttataatttttaatgtaagtttattttaacagtgagaCATGTTATATGAGCCTGTTAGTcacaaattttaatcataaaaacctGAGTACATTTGGAATACTCTTAAATAGGGGTATTAGCCTGTTCCGAAATGATTGAAACAGGTTCGTTTGATGAGAAAGGAGAAAAGTTAGTTACAGTATTATACCAGGATTGATTTTCTCATGAATGTTATGGTAGAAGAacattccatagttattcagagactaaTTAGCTAATGCCTACATACATACCACATTCGCATATGCTTTCTCCATTCGCCTCTGAACATAGAGACTCACAATTTCCGCTCGTACTTTTTGGTACACTACAAACTGGGCCGAATAGTGTATGAGATCCACACCTACCTAACTGTAGTTTACCATAATGCCTTCCCTAGTGGTAAAACTATATTTCGGTGGGTATTACACTTTTAAGATCGGAAAATGTGATGGTATAACTTGTAAACCCAAGCAAGTTTCGGTCCAAGCCCTGCCTACCGAGAACTTGGCCAGCCGAGAAACGATGAGTGAGTATCTGCAGACGACGGGAAAGCAGTTTTCTAGCCTAAAGAATAAGAAAAcacattggaaaaaaattctgtaaATGTGCGACAACCTATGTTTCCATATATCCAACTACACCAGGCAGTTCTTTTACGTGTAGAAAGATggaaacaataaaacaaagtcCCTACAGCCTGGATCTCAATCTCTGTTACCAATTTATCCTCCGTAAGCTGAAAAACCTGTTCTGGATTACGATTTTGATAGCCTTGAAGACCTCATTCGCGGCGTTCATTGGGTGATGAAGTTTGTGAAAGAAGAGGAACTCTCTAGGCATTTGTGGTAGTTGGAAAACCATTGCCACGACGTTATCCGAGTCGGCAGAGACTATGTGAcatgattgattatatttttaaagctttttaatGTAGTTTATCGTCTTACTGGGGCAGTCTAATTCGTTTCAGAACAACCTAATGTGTACAAAAAAAGGGTATAGAGGTAGATAAAGGCTGAGATTAACCCCCAAGAACACCATTCCAACCGTCAAAATGgggtaaatatataatgtttttatgtttctctGTTCAGGGGAAAAGGCAAGTTCAGGGCATCGAAGGAAGGATGGACTTGGTCATAAACCCTGGTATTCTTGGGCGACAACTTGGTTTCCTCAGGATTTAGGACACAAAATGGGTCGTGTTATGTAAcggtatatattttcaattaggGGTTTAGTCCAACTTATAAAGTGGTGATGTCCATTTGCGTTGCTAGACCCTATTATGTGGcccaaaaaaggtttttgatcAAAGTTATGATTAATATACGGTAATTAGAGCCaccaatattgtaattaaataatacatttgtagCAAGTACcatttgcaaatacaaaaaataaacataaatatttaagtgaTTATATAAATGAGTTGATAACTTTTGGGGCTAAGCCCCTTCCCCCCAAATGATGATAGCTAGCAACGCTCTTGGTGacaggattttcttttttttcgggGGAAGGGGGAGTGTGGAAATGGATGTTGTACTTTTTACAATTTAGAGTGAAAGGACTAAATTTAAACAGataccaatttaaaaacaaaataaatattgattttttttctcgaaaattatgacgtttgaattttttttagataagaggtatttctcattattatgagcaCTATAAAAATTTGCTAAAGAAGGGGCCAATAATCCCTTGCTCCCTATGGCTCTGGTCCCACTGGTGTAATGTATATTCCAGATAGTCCTGTgacagtcccgtccagttcactCCCGAtacggtccagttcagtcctataTATCCGTCTTATAAACTAATAAGCTTTGGTCCACGATAAcattactcaatattttttaataagttctaATACTGGCAGTCCGAAGGATTGACAGTATTAAGGTCCGGTTCCAAGGACTGATATGAACAGTCCTAAGATtgtactggaccgaataaataagaaccgacacaaTACTTCTTCCAGATTgactatgataaaaaaacatacgGCCTTCCCAacaaaggagtggctcaagaagAAACAGTTGCCTCACCAGTCTCTGGACCTCAATTCTATAGAATATCTTCATCAGTGGGTAAACTTACAAAATTAGAAAggaattaaatacttatttgttaTCCACTGTgcataaataatgttaaaatattttcgaacttatatattcaatattataggAATTCTACGAATATTTACAAGTTTGTAACGTTGGCATCAAAAAATGCTGTATATTCCTACATTATAAGGCTCGAATGTAAGGCTGcaataattcttaaaaagaataaaaattcaaatcagagagataaatcatatttagaaGCGTAttaaatatgtaggtatttgtAGATTTACTGATAATATCACGTAGGAGAAAAGTTACTGCTTGTAAGAAAACTTGTTCTCAAAGAAACATAATTAGTGATTTGCAACGAACGAAGCTAGTAAattccaaggttaatataaatacaaggttataccataggGCATGTACGACTAATGTTTCACTTCCACCActctttttaatagtgacgtcaaaaaGTATAACCCTTAGcaaacataaaacataaaacataGCTATATATTGTCTTCCTTTTGACTGTTGCTGTTAGAGTATCGGTatcatactctatgacgtcaaatcTGTCAGTCTTATCCGGCACTCGGTATggtaaatcaaattgaaaattctggcaagtttgattaaatgatggcataatcttgtatttctattaactttagTCATTTCGAACTCAAGTgttatgaagtaaacaaaaaaatacaacaaaagcaCAGCTCGTGTACTTTAAAGCATTAAAAGAAAGTATCAGATCGAGGTAACTACCCATTAAAAATTCAATGCACCTgcgttacatttttttataacaatatgtCGTTTATGAATCAACCTTCTTAcgtcaaaattcaatttaggttattaatttcattcaaacataattataattttacctaCTTTATTCTTCATTCAATTGGAAATACTCAATACCATTCTGTTAtatctttaatgaaaaaaccataaaatttatgaataaaaaaattagttgttttgtagaagaaaatatttccaaatttatttattttcaattctgATTTGATccataatttaaagttttaaagaccctatttaaaatgaagaatatggAGCTTTTCTTATTTTGACAGCTGTAAGATACCTTCAAttcattccataaaaatttgaaattcttcTAATCTAAAACAGAGATTTGATACACTACTACCTATATAGTTTGAGAGATAATACGACGTTTATTCGCCGTCTAATAGGCATCCACCGACAGTTTAAAAAGTTTCGTTCATCCAATgtttcaattttgttattttggtcTCCATTCTATtcttttaatcatataattttgataattcctattcatttgttttctatCAGATCATTTAACTAactttattgaagatttttatgaaatgtgataaactattacagaatatttttattattttttgactcactgtttttacttttatttaggGATTTAAATGTAAactaaaatgttcatttaaatatatttttaaatatgtaacttCTCCAAACGAATAAAGTCTTGATGAGAAAAACAATATAAGATTAAAAGAATCGTAGTTTTACTAATGTATCTATTAAAGACgcattaaaattattctttttaacttaTAACGAGACATCCCACCCTAGTCTCACAACGTTATTATTACAAGTGATGCGTCAGAAGTCGAATTTGAGATTCGAATTGTAATGAAGTTATGAACACtccaggataaaaaaataaaatgagtggAAAATTGCGTACTTTCAAAACgagttaagtttttttataaattttcaaggaATATTGGACCATTATTCATCATCAAATACTGCTGACACATCACACATTATGACTTAAAAAATGTAAGACATTGCAACAAGAGTCTGTTTTTATCAATCAAACTCTGATCAGTTGAGTTCAAGACACCAAATTTCTTTTAACGCTTTAGTGTACCGTAAAGACGAGTATTTACTCGTAACTCGTACAAATTTAGGAATCCCCTTTTCTTTTTCGAGGACATTATAGTATGTAAATTTTTctgaattcctttttttaaaatttagaatctaTGTTTTCCCATAGGCAACAATGTGTTAAAGTAACGGGCAACAACTTGAAAATTACACACATTGAAAGAAGATAGAAGACTGCCTGCCATTCTTAAATAATACGTTTgagaataatgtttattaatatttttttgatccatAGCCAAggttaatttgatttattctattcagCTGCCATTGTCCTCACAGATGGTGACGAGcttctatttataaaagttgCAGGTATTGCGATTGAATTTGGTGTCCATGACAGCCCACTCCTCGTCGGCAGAGGCATTCATGGCTTCCAAGTTCGGGTGAAGGATGCTACAGGTGCTCCTCTCGATGTGTGGCTAGAAGGAAAAGTCAAGGGGATCGAAATCCACAATTTCTTGTTCCAGAAAGCGATGATGTTAGCTAAGAAgatatgatgattttttagcAGTGTAGTGgggctccatcttgttgaaagacAATGTTGCTGTCagagaaatttgtctggaaccAGAGGAGCATGAGAacgttttttcaattttctccaGTGGTTGGCCTTGAAAACAGCCACGTACATGGCATGGGCGCGTAGACTTGGTTGAGTTCTTTTTTGATGGCGTACTTGGGGCATCTGCTATAATGATGGGCTTTTTTTCTGGAGTCCTCCTTCATCTCTATGGTCTCATTGTGGTCTTGTCTTTTCTTGACATTGTAGATGATTTTACAAGCAATTCCCATCAGCCTGGTCTCCTCAGTTGGAGTGTGACCCAcacgaagaagagttgataCCCTTACTCTTGAATCTCACTACGATTACATTTCTCGTAcgattaaaaaagttcaaaatgtaGTAGGTGCTTGAAATACATGGCCACTTATACAATTACAGAGAGTTCTAATTTCCTAAAATAGAACCTCTCAAATGAATATA
The Lepeophtheirus salmonis chromosome 10, UVic_Lsal_1.4, whole genome shotgun sequence DNA segment above includes these coding regions:
- the LOC121125116 gene encoding uncharacterized protein isoform X2 encodes the protein MYDVLPPQWNGTNKKNTLGSRNAFLGNVSKKNELKSGDKALRTFNNITFYKQSNKAQTETQKPSKKSEEEVSKEAPFVTPNDLQTSFSVTHKIKNTTKATKKPISNIHSPSTFPDNNNDETPLTESYESHTYQNKATNYFSTRVYPYDGTTTKSDILKRINFNETSLKARHIRNENTTVNKLPNIFFNSLKHARVFPMIKNFTCSSSYCKKVIASCYCKAFPRNQNECVLLAFCPQNIRSRSTGNKVKSNTTEIQSLQEGKGLKFNANRPKDCKNEEVCRRYSSISFRKKICGKEFGYCFIETRYIVKNPNQSTKCILYIVCESSLKRIQSLP